In one Bradyrhizobium sp. 4 genomic region, the following are encoded:
- a CDS encoding sulfite exporter TauE/SafE family protein, translated as MIDPLLVLIAAVFLIAGFVKGVVGLGLPTVSMGLLAVSMAPSRAIAIVIVPAILTNIWQTFVGPHLRDILMRLWPLMIGTVIGCWLNAGALTGPHARYGTIVLGILLVIYAIIGLNKFQFHVAPKNEKWVGGVVGLVTGVISASTGVQVIPSMPFMQAIGMEKDELVQALGVFFTTATLALAFNLTAGGLLTPANAVPGAVGMACAFAGMYIGQTVRARMPAEAFRRWFLIAMILLGLYIAGSAVLKEFA; from the coding sequence ATGATCGACCCGCTCCTCGTTCTCATCGCCGCCGTTTTCCTGATTGCCGGATTCGTCAAGGGCGTGGTCGGACTCGGCCTGCCGACGGTGTCCATGGGCCTGCTCGCGGTGAGCATGGCGCCAAGCCGCGCGATCGCCATCGTGATCGTGCCCGCCATCCTCACCAACATTTGGCAGACTTTCGTCGGCCCCCATTTGCGCGATATCCTGATGCGGCTGTGGCCACTGATGATCGGCACCGTGATCGGGTGCTGGCTCAATGCCGGCGCGCTCACCGGTCCGCATGCGCGCTACGGCACGATCGTGCTCGGCATCCTGCTCGTCATCTACGCGATCATCGGGCTGAACAAATTCCAGTTTCACGTGGCGCCAAAGAACGAGAAATGGGTCGGCGGCGTGGTCGGCTTGGTCACCGGCGTGATCTCGGCCTCGACCGGCGTGCAGGTGATCCCCTCGATGCCGTTCATGCAGGCGATCGGCATGGAGAAGGACGAGCTGGTGCAGGCGCTCGGCGTGTTTTTCACGACAGCGACACTGGCGCTCGCCTTCAACCTCACCGCGGGGGGATTGCTGACGCCGGCCAACGCGGTGCCGGGCGCCGTCGGCATGGCCTGCGCGTTTGCCGGCATGTATATCGGCCAAACGGTGCGGGCGCGAATGCCGGCGGAAGCGTTTCGCCGCTGGTTCCTGATCGCGATGATCCTGCTCGGCCTCTATATCGCCGGCAGCGCAGTGCTGAAGGAATTCGCGTAA
- a CDS encoding LysE family translocator has translation MLGIHEIWLFVLSGVLLNITPGPDTVYVIGRSMQLGWRGGAAAAMGISCGCFFHVAGAAIGLSALLMASSTAFSILKLVGAAYLVVTGLQMLWSRPVPTSAIDEPVQSSLRRVFLQGVFTNALNPKVALFFLAFLPQFVAADSAHKPLAFLTLGLIFICTGTLWCLVLAAFAAKAAHRLRSSEGAVAWVNRALGGLFIYLGIRVAMLETR, from the coding sequence ATGCTGGGCATTCACGAAATCTGGCTCTTCGTCCTGTCAGGCGTGCTGCTCAACATCACGCCGGGGCCTGATACGGTCTATGTGATCGGCCGCAGCATGCAGCTGGGCTGGCGAGGTGGCGCCGCGGCCGCGATGGGCATCAGTTGCGGCTGCTTTTTCCACGTCGCGGGCGCGGCAATCGGCCTTTCGGCCCTGCTGATGGCCTCGTCGACCGCGTTCTCGATCCTGAAGCTGGTCGGAGCGGCCTATCTCGTCGTGACCGGGCTTCAGATGCTGTGGTCGCGCCCGGTGCCGACCTCGGCCATCGACGAGCCGGTGCAGAGCTCGCTGCGGCGGGTTTTCCTCCAGGGCGTCTTCACCAACGCGCTCAATCCCAAGGTCGCGCTGTTCTTCCTGGCCTTCCTGCCGCAATTCGTTGCAGCCGACTCGGCGCACAAGCCGCTCGCCTTCCTGACGCTCGGCCTGATCTTCATCTGCACGGGAACGCTGTGGTGCCTGGTGCTGGCGGCTTTCGCGGCAAAGGCCGCCCACCGCTTGCGGAGCTCCGAAGGCGCGGTCGCCTGGGTCAACCGTGCCCTCGGCGGCCTCTTCATCTATCTCGGCATCCGCGTCGCCATGCTGGAGACGCGGTAA
- a CDS encoding tetratricopeptide repeat protein: MERRLAAIVCADVAGYSRMMGTDEAGTHAAFKAHRSAIHPIILNHGGRVVKNTGDGFLLEFPSIVGATEAAIAMQTLMAERNHHLPADRAMQFRLGIHMGDVIADEDEVFGDDVNIAVRLEAVASPGGFAISAKAYKEAGKHLTVPLVDAGNHRFKNIKDPIGVWTWTPEGAPALAPALREASALSQQYRTAIVGVLPFANLSDAQDEYFSDGLTEDLIHALSLQSFYRVLSRNSTFVFKGNNVSTRLIAREIDASYLIQGSVRRAGAKIRVTAELIAPETGEQLWTGRYDRDIGDLFAMQDEITTNLSAAIATEIVRAEASAPARLSTDVTAWDRFLKGLSHYYRQTKEDLAIAVDLFREAIRLEPKLSIAHAYLATIQIQSIQFGWVKGTREMWAEAMKLAETSVRLDPRSSFAFSILSWTHALEGHYEAAMDAAKRAVALNPYDNGARGVLGICHFAIGEHSEAIELFSLAAQRDNSDPRYQWAALNAFSHYLLGQYDATLSWAREQLYINPNHLQALAIRAAALAQLGRGDEAVEATRVLMANYPTLNVDRHLRNFHWKRPEDLAHYRAGLLNAGVPLGKLTLVSSDVKRVAES; this comes from the coding sequence ATGGAAAGACGTCTGGCTGCCATTGTCTGCGCCGATGTCGCTGGCTATTCGCGCATGATGGGCACCGATGAGGCCGGCACCCATGCCGCCTTCAAGGCCCATCGCAGCGCGATCCACCCCATCATCCTCAATCACGGCGGCCGCGTCGTCAAAAACACCGGCGACGGCTTCCTGCTGGAATTCCCCTCGATCGTCGGCGCCACCGAGGCCGCGATCGCGATGCAGACGCTGATGGCGGAGCGCAATCACCATCTGCCCGCCGATCGCGCCATGCAATTCCGCCTCGGGATCCATATGGGTGACGTCATCGCCGACGAGGACGAGGTCTTCGGTGACGATGTCAACATTGCCGTCCGCCTCGAAGCCGTGGCGAGCCCCGGCGGCTTCGCGATCTCGGCCAAGGCCTACAAGGAGGCCGGCAAGCATCTCACCGTGCCGCTGGTCGATGCCGGCAACCACCGCTTCAAGAACATCAAGGATCCGATCGGGGTCTGGACTTGGACACCTGAGGGTGCACCGGCGCTTGCGCCCGCGCTGAGGGAGGCATCCGCCCTCTCGCAGCAGTACCGCACGGCGATCGTCGGCGTGCTGCCCTTTGCCAATCTCAGCGACGCACAGGACGAGTACTTCTCCGACGGCCTGACCGAGGATCTGATCCACGCGCTGTCGCTGCAATCCTTCTACCGCGTGCTGAGCCGCAACTCGACTTTCGTGTTCAAGGGCAACAACGTCAGCACCCGTCTGATCGCGCGGGAGATCGACGCTAGCTATCTGATCCAGGGTTCGGTGCGGCGTGCCGGAGCCAAGATCCGCGTCACCGCCGAGCTGATCGCGCCGGAGACCGGCGAGCAGCTCTGGACTGGCCGCTACGACCGCGACATCGGCGATCTCTTCGCGATGCAGGACGAGATCACCACCAACCTGTCCGCCGCCATCGCCACCGAGATCGTCCGGGCCGAGGCCTCGGCGCCGGCGCGGCTCTCGACCGACGTCACCGCCTGGGACCGCTTCCTCAAAGGGCTGTCGCATTATTATCGGCAAACCAAGGAAGACCTGGCCATCGCCGTCGACCTGTTCCGGGAGGCCATCAGGCTCGAGCCCAAGCTGTCGATTGCGCACGCCTATCTCGCCACGATCCAGATCCAGAGCATCCAGTTCGGCTGGGTCAAGGGCACGCGCGAGATGTGGGCCGAGGCGATGAAGCTTGCCGAAACCAGCGTCCGGCTCGATCCGCGCTCGTCATTTGCGTTCTCGATCCTGTCCTGGACCCACGCGCTGGAGGGCCATTACGAGGCCGCGATGGACGCCGCCAAGCGCGCCGTCGCGCTCAACCCCTACGACAACGGCGCGCGCGGCGTGCTCGGCATCTGCCATTTCGCCATCGGCGAGCACAGCGAGGCGATCGAGCTGTTCTCGCTGGCCGCACAGCGCGACAACAGCGATCCGCGCTACCAATGGGCCGCGCTGAACGCCTTCAGCCATTATCTGCTGGGCCAATATGACGCGACCCTGTCATGGGCTCGAGAACAGCTCTACATCAACCCGAACCATTTGCAGGCGCTGGCAATCCGCGCCGCGGCGCTGGCGCAATTGGGGCGTGGCGACGAGGCGGTCGAGGCGACCCGCGTGCTCATGGCTAACTACCCGACTCTCAATGTCGACCGCCATTTGCGCAATTTCCACTGGAAGCGGCCCGAGGACCTCGCCCATTACCGCGCCGGACTCTTGAATGCGGGCGTACCGCTCGGCAAACTGACCCTGGTTTCGAGCGACGTCAAACGCGTCGCCGAATCCTGA
- a CDS encoding di-heme-cytochrome C peroxidase: MHDSAPKPPFDPSIQVSPNNPCPFLRGLVGEGFVDGGTVPLGTLSQTIANASGETGLKKVSARIQVRGVALIANGLGHILKSIFSGAQLDALRGGPLDKRGAGSRVLGVDGKVDEDELARFASFGRTYLDPNGGGSEPGLNASEIGVFMRDNLKRAGSAARWYYPLLMKFEWPILLKIVGKGAGEDRYLSVADVRTLFNERQFPARINQRLVAQPVLSTCQRVVRGALKVAALLVAIGLALLVVVAEFPDQVRAMLPQKGILVNLLPPPLPTVPETKAAFWLEQNWSLKDRHWFHHASQGTATFPVPYEWFMALEQPRLHLFSQPGMMTDSAYLERFGFIPSPQSIQTDATSLRHFGYANVYETTQAPDWSTRWTPAENVDGLPVGFARMTGVIDPATGRREEDKIGLTCAGCHTGQIHYQGVDVRFDGGPAMTDLKKLELSTGLSIAYTLYVPFRFQRFADRVLGPDASKADRAALKQKLSAIGNFLIDWAQTQQKTIEGKKTWNGRQQQDTEEGFGRLDALNRIGNQVFSQDLALSGIKGFEKNLHAQDAPVSYPPIWTVPWFKFAQYDASIEQPLIRNAGEALGVTALLNLSDAYPEDRLWRSSVHINTLGWIEDMLRGPDPFKTADPSTGPKFGGLLAPKWPSQILGDNWRLDQKKVDNGRKIYAEMCSGCHLPAIDTPAFWSSGHWEPSGDSKVLNAVTIPLDEIKTDPEQSLVLSNRIVDLPGFLKVNTADLQKWWQCDVSTASSPTEMVYALGLMTVVDLVARKWMDDEKTPDAERAKLWNLARKNCLNPVGGARYRARPLNGIWATAPYLHNGSVPSLYWLLKPASERPQKFCMGRRDYDPVTVGFAVTADEKCKTGETEFSAGSDKDPIQGNSVLGHSFERKPGEQKRPGVIGRVFKDDNERYDLIEYLKTL, translated from the coding sequence ATGCATGACTCCGCTCCGAAGCCCCCCTTCGACCCCTCGATCCAGGTCTCGCCGAACAATCCCTGTCCATTCCTCCGCGGCCTCGTCGGCGAGGGGTTTGTTGACGGCGGAACCGTCCCGCTCGGCACGCTGTCGCAAACGATCGCGAATGCGAGCGGCGAGACCGGGCTGAAGAAGGTCTCGGCCCGCATCCAGGTCCGCGGCGTCGCGCTTATCGCCAACGGTCTGGGTCACATCCTGAAGAGCATATTTTCGGGCGCGCAGCTCGACGCGTTGCGTGGTGGTCCCCTCGACAAGCGCGGTGCCGGCTCGCGCGTCCTCGGCGTCGACGGCAAGGTCGATGAGGACGAGCTTGCGCGGTTTGCGAGCTTCGGCCGGACCTACCTGGATCCGAACGGCGGCGGCTCCGAGCCGGGTCTCAACGCCTCGGAAATCGGCGTCTTCATGCGCGACAACCTCAAGCGTGCCGGCAGCGCTGCGCGCTGGTACTATCCCCTGCTGATGAAGTTCGAGTGGCCGATCCTCCTGAAGATCGTGGGCAAGGGCGCGGGTGAGGACCGCTATCTCAGCGTAGCCGACGTGCGCACTCTGTTCAACGAGCGGCAATTCCCTGCTCGCATCAACCAGCGGCTCGTAGCGCAGCCGGTGCTGTCGACATGCCAGCGCGTGGTGCGGGGCGCCCTCAAGGTTGCGGCCCTGCTCGTCGCCATCGGTCTCGCCTTGCTCGTTGTGGTCGCCGAATTCCCCGACCAGGTGCGCGCCATGCTGCCGCAAAAGGGAATTCTCGTGAATCTCCTGCCGCCGCCCTTGCCCACGGTCCCCGAGACGAAGGCGGCCTTTTGGCTCGAACAGAACTGGTCGCTGAAGGACAGGCACTGGTTTCACCATGCCAGTCAGGGCACCGCGACCTTCCCGGTGCCTTACGAATGGTTCATGGCGCTGGAGCAGCCGCGCCTGCATTTGTTCTCGCAGCCGGGCATGATGACGGACAGCGCCTATCTCGAGCGCTTCGGGTTCATCCCGAGCCCGCAGTCGATCCAGACCGATGCGACGTCACTACGCCACTTCGGCTACGCCAATGTCTACGAGACGACGCAGGCGCCGGACTGGTCGACCAGGTGGACGCCGGCGGAGAACGTCGACGGCCTGCCGGTCGGCTTCGCACGGATGACCGGTGTCATCGATCCCGCGACGGGCCGTCGCGAAGAGGACAAGATCGGACTGACCTGCGCGGGCTGCCATACCGGCCAGATCCACTACCAGGGCGTGGACGTGCGTTTCGACGGCGGTCCGGCCATGACCGATCTGAAGAAGCTCGAACTCTCCACCGGCCTGTCGATCGCCTACACGCTTTACGTGCCGTTCCGCTTCCAGCGCTTCGCCGATCGCGTGCTCGGCCCCGATGCCAGCAAGGCTGACCGCGCCGCGCTCAAGCAGAAGCTCAGCGCGATCGGCAACTTCCTGATCGACTGGGCGCAAACCCAGCAAAAGACGATTGAAGGCAAGAAGACCTGGAACGGCAGACAGCAGCAGGACACCGAGGAAGGGTTCGGTCGCCTCGACGCTCTCAATCGCATCGGCAATCAGGTTTTTTCGCAGGATCTCGCGCTGAGCGGGATCAAGGGATTCGAGAAGAACCTGCACGCCCAGGACGCCCCGGTCAGCTATCCCCCGATCTGGACCGTGCCCTGGTTCAAGTTCGCCCAGTACGACGCCTCGATCGAGCAGCCGCTGATCCGCAACGCCGGCGAAGCCCTCGGCGTGACGGCGCTGCTCAATCTGTCCGACGCCTACCCTGAGGACAGGCTGTGGCGGTCCTCCGTTCATATCAACACGCTCGGCTGGATCGAGGACATGCTCAGGGGGCCCGATCCGTTCAAGACGGCGGATCCCTCCACCGGTCCGAAGTTCGGCGGCCTGCTGGCGCCGAAATGGCCCTCGCAGATCCTCGGCGACAATTGGAGGCTCGATCAGAAGAAGGTCGACAACGGCCGCAAGATCTACGCCGAGATGTGTTCCGGATGTCATCTGCCGGCGATCGACACCCCGGCTTTCTGGTCTTCGGGACATTGGGAGCCCAGCGGCGACAGCAAGGTGCTGAACGCGGTGACGATCCCCCTCGACGAGATCAAGACGGATCCCGAACAGTCGCTCGTGCTCAGCAACAGGATCGTCGATCTGCCCGGCTTCCTGAAGGTGAATACGGCCGACCTCCAGAAATGGTGGCAATGCGACGTCTCGACCGCAAGCTCGCCGACCGAGATGGTGTATGCGCTCGGGCTGATGACGGTGGTGGATCTCGTCGCCCGCAAATGGATGGACGACGAGAAGACTCCGGACGCCGAGCGGGCGAAATTGTGGAATCTCGCGCGCAAGAACTGCCTCAATCCGGTGGGGGGAGCACGCTATCGGGCACGGCCGCTGAACGGCATCTGGGCCACGGCGCCCTATCTGCACAACGGCTCGGTGCCGTCTCTCTATTGGTTGCTGAAGCCTGCAAGCGAGCGCCCGCAAAAATTCTGCATGGGCCGCCGCGACTATGATCCGGTGACCGTCGGCTTTGCGGTCACCGCCGACGAGAAGTGCAAGACGGGTGAAACCGAGTTCTCGGCCGGGTCGGACAAGGATCCGATCCAGGGGAACAGCGTGCTCGGCCATTCCTTCGAGCGCAAGCCGGGCGAGCAAAAACGTCCCGGCGTGATCGGCCGCGTGTTCAAGGACGACAACGAGCGCTACGATCTGATCGAGTATCTGAAGACGCTGTAG